In a genomic window of Corynebacterium lizhenjunii:
- a CDS encoding anti-sigma factor family protein → MQDSQQPQDCPQAEIYQLASDLGIDAEALATLVALPGARRTKVLERLKDHARSRDHIGHLGPEAVVAFVDGEMDHKATHRVRIHLVHCDECRAEVHRQRGAAAWVRECSGASDMHAPVDLLAKLYNIASMPQYPGPSAEDTVHSGHHHFLDKVDLLLRTWGKQK, encoded by the coding sequence ATGCAGGATTCCCAGCAGCCCCAGGACTGCCCGCAGGCAGAGATCTACCAGTTAGCTAGCGATCTCGGAATTGATGCGGAGGCCCTGGCCACCCTCGTAGCGCTGCCAGGAGCCCGGCGCACCAAAGTCTTAGAACGCCTCAAAGACCATGCCCGCAGCCGTGACCACATTGGCCACCTGGGGCCTGAGGCCGTGGTGGCATTTGTCGACGGGGAAATGGACCACAAAGCTACCCACAGGGTGCGGATCCACCTTGTCCATTGCGATGAATGCCGTGCGGAAGTCCACCGCCAGCGCGGGGCCGCGGCGTGGGTGCGTGAGTGTAGCGGGGCATCGGACATGCATGCTCCCGTGGACCTGCTGGCCAAGCTGTATAACATTGCCAGCATGCCGCAGTACCCTGGACCCAGCGCGGAAGATACCGTGCACAGCGGGCACCACCACT